The following proteins are co-located in the Halobaculum roseum genome:
- a CDS encoding VirB4 family type IV secretion system protein — MRSVILQAGGGVGSQLVRWLSSPTSTEGAALYLLIVVLLGIGGKLLWDWYTEDDTEEVEFSDVLDEETLEQGEAERKLLDDIAESHKTVTAPAAAEWETRAARVGEQWTTTLYIADYPDYPNDGYLSELFEMTDVQFDLTAHITPKNQERARNELQDIADDLQVDADLEQSVRSAYLQERANEAAATYTAVENGASVFDQGMFITVRADEKDDLRDAVQKVKSALRDDPANLTPKTAICRQDLALQSAAPIGDNEFGRTSIALGGAVGALLSSPHNATILEEGGVEFGIHKDNQSPVVIDPFARDNGYAMFTVGDTGSGKSFSSKQNFIRSIEQSKDRIGIILEPLNNWAGVSEALDAKRITVGGTLGLNPLEIRETPEHVQRAMGEDASPFNEKLDDAMSFLTNFFALRGISLGDRRTTLELGLKRAYKRQDITDDISTHSNPSPTIRDMMDVFEDMVDDPEEFVVRSDEESGKIKEDATWLLDQLRPFEDDGRHANLGQESDFDIRDEKVIYLDLAQQEGSVDSSTALTMQLLISLVYERAKVSDKEVVFYIDEARYIMQDAASLAFLETVFRHHRHHDLSIRLVTQTVDEFFEHAESEAILDQCAVKQFHRLDGMDEDWADEFGLNYAQMRFVQDAVPGNEDAGFSEALVGVDGEWRGIQVKAMPKEKQVIDFDPTAQVRSSLPGAGDSAVDSEMEEFQAELEERVTNGTNETNTSEDESNAVAAEPDGGSTEGTDDG; from the coding sequence ATGCGTAGCGTGATCCTCCAAGCCGGGGGCGGTGTGGGCAGCCAGCTCGTCAGATGGCTCTCCAGTCCGACCTCTACGGAGGGCGCGGCGCTCTATCTCCTCATCGTCGTCCTGCTCGGTATCGGTGGAAAACTCCTCTGGGACTGGTACACCGAAGACGACACGGAAGAAGTCGAGTTCTCCGACGTACTCGACGAAGAGACACTCGAACAAGGCGAGGCCGAACGCAAACTCCTCGACGACATCGCCGAGTCACACAAGACGGTGACCGCGCCGGCTGCCGCCGAGTGGGAAACGCGAGCCGCACGAGTCGGCGAGCAGTGGACGACGACGCTGTACATCGCTGACTACCCGGACTACCCCAACGACGGCTATCTCTCCGAGCTCTTCGAGATGACCGACGTGCAGTTCGATCTGACGGCCCACATCACGCCGAAGAACCAGGAACGGGCCCGGAACGAACTGCAGGACATCGCCGATGACCTCCAGGTCGACGCTGACTTGGAACAGAGCGTCCGGAGTGCCTACCTCCAAGAGCGGGCCAACGAGGCCGCAGCGACCTACACAGCTGTCGAGAACGGCGCGAGCGTCTTCGACCAGGGGATGTTCATCACCGTTCGGGCCGACGAGAAGGACGACCTCAGAGACGCCGTCCAGAAGGTCAAGAGTGCGCTTCGTGACGACCCGGCGAACCTCACGCCGAAGACGGCAATCTGTCGGCAGGACCTCGCCCTTCAATCCGCCGCGCCCATCGGCGACAACGAGTTCGGCCGAACGTCAATCGCGCTCGGCGGTGCTGTCGGCGCATTGCTCTCCTCGCCGCACAACGCGACGATCCTCGAGGAGGGCGGCGTCGAGTTCGGGATTCACAAGGACAACCAGAGCCCTGTGGTCATCGACCCGTTCGCCCGAGACAACGGGTACGCGATGTTCACCGTCGGCGACACGGGCTCGGGGAAGTCGTTCAGTTCCAAACAGAACTTCATCCGGTCCATCGAACAGAGCAAGGACCGTATCGGGATCATCCTCGAACCGCTGAACAACTGGGCCGGTGTCTCGGAAGCCCTCGACGCCAAACGGATCACGGTCGGCGGGACGCTCGGTCTGAACCCGCTGGAGATCCGGGAGACCCCAGAGCACGTCCAGCGGGCGATGGGTGAGGACGCGAGTCCGTTCAACGAGAAGCTCGACGACGCGATGAGCTTCCTCACGAATTTCTTCGCGCTCCGCGGTATCTCGCTCGGCGACCGGCGGACAACGCTCGAACTCGGGCTAAAGCGCGCCTACAAGCGCCAGGACATTACGGACGACATCTCCACCCACAGCAATCCGAGCCCGACCATCCGCGACATGATGGACGTCTTCGAGGATATGGTCGACGATCCCGAGGAGTTCGTCGTGCGGTCCGACGAGGAATCCGGGAAGATCAAGGAGGACGCAACGTGGCTGCTCGATCAGCTCCGCCCCTTCGAAGACGACGGTCGCCACGCGAATCTCGGGCAGGAGTCTGATTTCGACATTCGAGACGAGAAGGTAATCTATCTCGATCTCGCCCAGCAGGAAGGGAGCGTGGACAGCAGCACAGCACTGACGATGCAGCTCCTCATCTCGCTGGTGTACGAGCGAGCGAAGGTCTCGGACAAGGAGGTCGTGTTCTACATCGACGAGGCTCGCTACATCATGCAGGACGCCGCCAGTCTGGCGTTCCTCGAGACTGTCTTCCGGCACCACCGCCACCACGACCTCTCGATCCGGCTGGTCACACAGACCGTCGACGAGTTCTTCGAGCACGCCGAATCCGAAGCGATCCTCGATCAGTGTGCCGTCAAGCAATTCCACCGCCTCGACGGGATGGACGAAGACTGGGCCGACGAGTTCGGTCTGAACTACGCACAGATGCGGTTCGTCCAGGATGCGGTGCCCGGCAACGAGGACGCTGGCTTCTCCGAGGCACTGGTCGGCGTCGACGGCGAGTGGCGCGGCATCCAGGTCAAAGCGATGCCCAAGGAGAAACAGGTCATCGACTTCGACCCGACTGCCCAGGTCCGCTCCTCGCTCCCCGGCGCCGGCGACAGCGCTGTCGATAGTGAGATGGAGGAATTCCAAGCGGAGCTTGAAGAGCGAGTAACGAATGGAACGAACGAAACGAACACCAGCGAGGATGAATCCAACGCCGTCGCTGCCGAGCCGGATGGCGGGTCAACGGAGGGAACCGACGATGGCTGA
- a CDS encoding ATP-binding protein — protein MADYLRVTPTSEQLDAESIPRVLDSLHKLTTPGASGLRAKLNPLHGETPPRFEFLAISDGPDEPVEFFYGADAHLDTVEKRLRSIYPSTFDIERVDVDVAARLIQSVELTPEEFVEHYEAGRLQYEFGPGEQYEHVDEEPADAGSANTDPVVDGGTVAATIPDHHVVVGDSVLELAPPETLPEDEQWPSIEKPTMTPRGTILARPAEDAVSPLGVQWCGSASRKQDWMTSLTPFTADESDGNLSSVDQPGAALATLIDHLMEATAPTAFQVVFQRRSSWQSDAEVRKEDLVDGRDTFFQEVVGSFLEVEDHRSDQDERQLSESVEKRIEYIDAKNAKRSFTANIRAVGVPADGSREDLDARMDSLLPVFDTLDGPFYEVEGQRLRESGFREKTKEKNARAALQRLLNRELTTGRGKTRPELVLSGTELANFVLVPSSEQLTVEGTRGTRAEQQSRNPLPWPNPDLIQQFQNGMEIGYALDDNGEPRPDPIQIPPDLLPTHYGRFASTGGGKSKAIINDALSLRESTGGPVVIVDPKGDGMCENYLRCHYERFGGLDDVYHFRVPETIPAFSFFDIRPALEAGRNREDAIQDKVDHFHDILRMIMGREQYGQAFVANEILSYLIKALFDEEYGNDVFGLDDLFAAALRMQRDQTIPPVSADNQNIEESLTRHFAKDNHQFQVSMDAVGNRLDKLKEDAHLRRIFSHDPEQNDAGEYVDNRFDFREFLDEDATIIFDLGDLRPEAQRAITLLLLSNLWDAVQVRRRDGQTDYEKLTNLIIEEAAPVASTKLVTEQLLPQGRSFGLSMGLVMQFPEQVRNRNERAYDEVLNNIKTKLVGNISIERDLAESLAHEDLSPTELRNRINTLPSGEWIAQLPSPSFGETGPPPFSLKPLPIAPGHPESDQPLTEPQEDHFESVTRPRMVERTAAQYGLTATTESSPAPEETGWGSSGADPAVSSVDGDTGGDPNQSAFISHATSEDGSTSTTQPETDSESDGDHGEVSSLFGEPIDSDEDPAGDQPEQPANGSTPVQDSGIPVPDNELRDRGLSRDDVRFLNRVLDVMNREDDEYTLLKSMRQLRDDYEDLHLERLTEQELLDEGSAAGRKYYSVLPDGRDLLGRELNAGPGEGDLGEKTPHKVGVRLLESWLQQQDDVVRVEPYYEYDDGTVLDVAGFDDEGNLVWAGEAELASNNRHAPVEDYDKLSAVDGDAVWAFNTRETAIDVLDALADADRIDEPVSGRSARSFANIRDAVDEFDADGLTTVRGFKNLKEELES, from the coding sequence ATGGCTGACTACTTACGCGTCACTCCGACCTCTGAGCAACTCGATGCCGAGAGCATCCCCCGCGTCCTTGACAGCCTCCACAAACTGACTACGCCGGGGGCGTCAGGCCTCAGAGCAAAGCTGAACCCACTTCACGGTGAGACACCGCCTCGGTTCGAGTTCCTCGCGATTAGTGATGGGCCGGATGAGCCGGTGGAGTTCTTCTACGGGGCCGATGCTCACCTCGATACTGTGGAAAAGCGGCTCCGCTCGATTTACCCGTCCACGTTCGATATCGAACGCGTCGATGTCGACGTCGCCGCCCGTCTCATTCAATCGGTCGAGTTGACACCAGAGGAGTTCGTCGAGCACTACGAAGCCGGGCGGCTTCAGTACGAGTTTGGTCCAGGGGAGCAGTACGAGCACGTCGACGAAGAGCCGGCTGACGCTGGCTCAGCGAATACGGACCCGGTCGTCGACGGCGGCACGGTAGCCGCCACAATCCCCGACCATCACGTTGTTGTTGGTGACTCCGTCCTCGAACTTGCCCCACCCGAGACACTCCCCGAGGACGAGCAGTGGCCATCGATCGAGAAGCCGACGATGACGCCGAGGGGGACGATCCTGGCACGACCAGCCGAGGACGCCGTCTCCCCGCTCGGTGTCCAGTGGTGTGGGTCCGCGTCTCGGAAGCAGGACTGGATGACGTCGCTGACGCCGTTCACAGCGGATGAATCAGACGGGAATCTCTCGTCGGTCGATCAACCGGGTGCCGCGCTCGCGACGCTCATCGACCACCTGATGGAGGCGACAGCCCCAACCGCGTTCCAGGTTGTCTTCCAACGACGCAGCAGCTGGCAGTCCGACGCGGAAGTGCGGAAAGAGGACCTCGTCGACGGCCGAGACACGTTCTTCCAAGAGGTCGTCGGGTCGTTCCTCGAGGTCGAGGACCACCGGAGCGACCAGGACGAACGACAACTCAGTGAGTCCGTCGAGAAACGGATCGAGTACATCGACGCGAAGAACGCCAAACGGTCGTTCACGGCGAACATTCGCGCCGTCGGCGTGCCTGCTGATGGCTCTCGCGAGGATCTCGATGCTCGCATGGATTCGCTCCTCCCGGTGTTCGATACGCTCGATGGGCCGTTCTACGAGGTGGAGGGACAACGGCTCCGGGAGAGTGGTTTTCGTGAGAAAACGAAGGAGAAGAACGCACGGGCCGCGCTCCAGCGTCTTCTCAATCGAGAGCTGACGACGGGACGGGGGAAGACCCGGCCTGAGCTGGTCCTCAGCGGGACGGAGCTCGCGAACTTCGTCCTCGTCCCCTCCTCCGAACAGTTGACCGTCGAAGGGACGCGGGGAACGAGGGCCGAACAGCAGAGCCGCAATCCGCTACCGTGGCCGAATCCCGACCTGATCCAGCAGTTCCAGAACGGGATGGAGATCGGGTACGCTCTCGACGATAACGGGGAGCCGCGACCGGATCCGATCCAAATCCCGCCGGATCTGTTGCCGACGCATTATGGGCGGTTCGCGTCGACTGGTGGCGGGAAGTCGAAGGCCATCATCAACGACGCCCTCTCCCTGCGTGAGTCGACTGGTGGGCCAGTCGTCATCGTCGATCCGAAGGGTGACGGGATGTGTGAGAACTACCTGCGCTGCCACTACGAGCGGTTCGGTGGCTTGGACGACGTCTACCACTTCCGCGTCCCGGAGACGATCCCCGCGTTCTCGTTCTTCGACATTCGGCCGGCGCTCGAAGCGGGCCGTAACCGGGAGGACGCGATTCAGGACAAGGTCGACCACTTCCACGACATCCTCCGGATGATCATGGGCCGCGAGCAGTACGGCCAGGCGTTCGTCGCGAACGAGATCCTCAGCTACCTCATCAAGGCGCTGTTCGACGAGGAGTACGGCAACGACGTGTTCGGGCTGGACGACCTCTTCGCCGCCGCCCTCCGGATGCAACGCGACCAGACGATTCCGCCGGTTTCGGCGGACAACCAGAACATCGAGGAGTCGCTGACGCGCCACTTTGCGAAGGACAACCACCAGTTCCAGGTGTCGATGGACGCCGTCGGGAACCGCCTCGACAAGCTCAAAGAGGACGCGCATCTCCGGCGGATCTTCAGCCACGACCCTGAGCAGAACGACGCCGGCGAGTACGTCGACAACCGCTTCGACTTCCGCGAGTTCCTCGATGAAGACGCGACCATCATCTTCGACCTCGGCGACCTGCGGCCGGAGGCACAGCGGGCGATCACACTCCTGCTGTTGAGCAACCTCTGGGACGCCGTGCAGGTGCGCCGTCGCGATGGCCAGACCGACTACGAGAAGCTCACGAACCTCATCATCGAGGAGGCGGCGCCGGTCGCGTCGACGAAGCTCGTCACCGAGCAGCTACTGCCCCAAGGCCGGTCGTTCGGCCTGAGTATGGGGCTCGTGATGCAGTTCCCCGAGCAGGTGCGGAACCGGAACGAGCGGGCCTACGACGAGGTGTTGAACAACATCAAGACGAAGCTCGTCGGGAACATCTCGATCGAGCGCGACCTCGCGGAGTCGCTCGCCCACGAGGACCTCAGCCCGACCGAACTCCGCAACCGGATCAACACGCTCCCGAGTGGGGAGTGGATCGCTCAGCTCCCGAGCCCGTCGTTCGGGGAGACTGGGCCGCCGCCGTTCTCGCTGAAGCCGCTCCCAATTGCGCCGGGGCATCCAGAAAGCGACCAGCCACTCACAGAGCCGCAGGAAGACCATTTCGAGTCCGTGACCCGGCCGCGGATGGTTGAGCGCACAGCGGCCCAGTACGGGCTGACAGCGACGACTGAATCGAGCCCTGCTCCGGAGGAGACGGGCTGGGGAAGTTCAGGAGCCGACCCGGCGGTCTCGTCGGTTGATGGAGATACGGGGGGCGACCCGAACCAATCCGCTTTCATCAGCCACGCGACGAGCGAGGACGGGTCGACGTCGACGACTCAACCCGAGACGGACAGCGAGTCCGATGGCGACCACGGGGAGGTCAGTTCGTTGTTCGGGGAACCCATTGATAGCGACGAGGACCCCGCTGGCGACCAGCCAGAGCAACCGGCGAACGGGTCAACGCCCGTTCAGGACAGCGGCATTCCCGTTCCCGATAACGAGCTTCGAGACCGCGGGCTCAGTCGCGATGACGTGCGATTCCTGAACCGAGTCCTCGACGTCATGAACAGAGAGGACGACGAGTACACGCTCTTGAAAAGTATGCGCCAGCTGCGAGACGACTACGAGGACCTTCATCTGGAGCGGCTCACGGAACAGGAGCTACTGGACGAGGGATCAGCCGCTGGGCGCAAGTACTACAGCGTCCTTCCGGACGGGCGTGACCTCCTCGGCAGGGAACTGAACGCCGGCCCCGGCGAGGGTGACCTCGGCGAAAAAACCCCGCACAAGGTCGGCGTCCGGCTCCTCGAGTCGTGGCTCCAGCAGCAGGACGACGTCGTTCGCGTCGAACCGTACTACGAATACGACGATGGAACGGTGTTGGATGTAGCCGGGTTCGACGATGAGGGCAATCTGGTCTGGGCAGGTGAAGCGGAGCTCGCGAGTAACAACAGACACGCCCCGGTCGAGGATTACGACAAGCTCAGCGCCGTTGACGGCGACGCAGTCTGGGCGTTCAACACTCGGGAGACGGCCATCGACGTGCTTGACGCGCTGGCCGACGCCGACAGGATCGACGAGCCTGTCAGTGGGCGGTCGGCGCGGTCGTTCGCGAACATCAGAGACGCCGTCGACGAATTCGATGCTGACGGCCTGACCACCGTTCGAGGGTTCAAAAATCTCAAAGAGGAACTCGAGTCATGA